In Desulfobacter hydrogenophilus, the genomic stretch CTTGTTCAAGCCAGTGATGATAATTTTTAATGGTTCTGGCTTTCCGGGTGATAAAAATGAATCCCTGGGATGAGGGGTCGCATGACGCCTTGACCATCTCAATAAACCGTCTTTTGGTTTGCTCATCTATTGCTCTGGGCCGTCCGCTGCACTTACGGCCTTCCATAATTCCTTTTTCAACCAGTAAAAGGGGCGCCGGGATAATTCCGGTTTTCTTGTACTGGTCCTTGTAATATTTTTTGGACCGTCTCTTGGTAGATCCGGTTTTATTCATGATTTTTTTGTGCAGCAGTAAATGAAAGCGGTCATCAATAGTCAGGTCATCCATTATCTGCCCCCTTTGATACAATCTTTTCGTATATGACCCGATGCCACAACAATGCTGCCTGGCGGGAGGTCTTCTGCCAATGATCATGCTGAGCCACACGGACCTGTTCAAGCATTGCCTTTACAACAGCCATGTATTCATGGGTAATTCGATCTGTCAGATCCGGTTTACTTACCGGAGCCGTTTTCTGGTCCTCAATAAATTTTTTGATATTTCGTGCGGTCAGTTCCATGCCACTGTTTATAATCGCCCTCCAGATACGGCGTTGTTCTATGGAATCCATTTGAGTAAGGGGGCGGATCTGGGATTCGTTGGCCGGCAGTTTGTCTCCAATTGGAGACAGGTTGTAAATTACTTCATAGGCTCGAATCAGCCGGTAAGCATGGGCTTTGCCCATATCCCACCGTGCCCTGGTATATGCCTCAAATGACTCAAACAGAGCCTGCTTGTACAAACGATTCTCACGAATTTCTTTCAAGGCTTGGCCGATTTTGTAAAAACATTCTTGATTTCGACCAATCAGGGTTTCAAGCTCAAGCAGCCGTTCCATACTCACTGCCCTCCCGGCATAGGCCTGCCGACCATAGCGGCAAGGGCCGTCAATTTTGCGGCCTGAACCTGGGGTACAGTATTTATTTGTTTCAAAAACAAGACACTATCCCTAAATCCATAGCCCTTGATTTTCATGACAAGGTCAATGGTATTAAAATTTTTTTCGCATCTGAAGCACCTGGCCAGGTTCGTGGCTGGATTTACAGCGGTTTGAAATTCATTGCACAAAGGGCATAGAAAACGAAAATAACCATCTCTAATCTTGGATAGAATCTGTAAATGGTCCCTGATCAACACATCTACAGGGATATTGTTTCTCAGTTCAAATAATTGCCGGGATGAAAATCTGTTTTTCACAAGACACCTCCTTATTTTTAAAATTTCAGGTGCTTTTTTATATCACCGGTTAGAGTCGCCTGTCAGTTGCCTCTTAAACTGAGATAGAGATTATTCTGTTGATATCTACTTGTATTATCAGTTGGTTATCCTCATGATGTCTCTTAGAATCAAAACTCGATTAGTCTGTTAATATCCCTTTATATTACAATGAGTTATTCCAATCATGTATCTTAAAATCTATACTCGATTAGTCGTTTATGCCAGAGGGTCTTTTATGGGAATCCCTGTATTTTTTCATTGTTATGGCTGATAACCTGGGTAACCAGATATTGAATGATAATTGCCGGCTTGATCCCGTATTCTGCTATAATGACTTCCATTGGCAAAACAGGTTTTGTCTGTTTTTGATATGAAAGCGAAGGAAGGTTCCCAGATGTTTGTTGCTCCTCAGCTTCTTCAAGTTTTTTTGCCAGATAATTGTTTTTGCAAACAGCTTTGTTTTTCCTGTTCCACTTTTCACATTGCCTTCGATGAAGCTCTTTTTGGCAAGCCGAACGACATGTTTTCTGCCGCCCTTTTTGTCTTACATCAGGGGTGAACCATTTCCGGCAAATAGAGCAAGGTCGTCTTCCACGTGAATTCTTTGCCATTATTTCTTCTCCAAAATTTGAATCAGGGAGATTATATGTACCAAATTTTGAAAGAAGCAGCGGCGAGGTCTATCGGCGGGATAGGCGGGGTATGATTTTTTATTTGATTGGCGGGATATAGCGGCGGGATATCTGCCCGTTACATTATTTCGTCATGAAACTGCGGGGTACGCGTTACACTTTTTGAATCTTACCAATCGAAGAACATGATAATTGCCAGAGTCTTTTAGTAGTGTTATTAATTGCCTAACTATTCGATTACGATCTGACTGTCTGACTTTATAAATTCGTCGAACGAACCGATCAAGTAGCTTGATTGCAAAAGCATCTTCCATTTTCGCCGGTATAAATACCGATTTCTGCTTCACCGTCTCTGTTTCTAATGAAGATAAGGTGAGGTTATTTGAATTCCAGTACTGAACAGTGTGCTTTACAGCTTTTTCTACATCTCCATAACCAGACAGTAAATCCCATTGCCAAACATCTGATGATGTAAGTGTTTTAGAAAGTTGCTCTCTGTCAAAAACCTGTTTTAGCATTGATTCAGTCTACCGCTTAGAGTTAATAAGTCGACCTGTAATCTCCGTTTATCTTACGAGTTCAATTGGCTATCAGGATAATCTCCGAAACGTAAGGATTACCTGATCGAGATAAATGGGGAAGATAAATGCTGAAATTATTAACATCATCTGGATAGGCTTGCAAATTTTTTATTTCGTTTGTCGCATAGTTCACCAAGAACTTACTGGCACGATTTCCCGTCAAAACAAACATTATAAACCCATATAATATTATAAAGGGCTCATTAGTTTTACAAATGAAAGGAAACACAGATGAGAAAAAAGATTAATGGCGTATGGTTTGAAACAGCATCCCTGATC encodes the following:
- a CDS encoding CHC2 zinc finger domain-containing protein, whose translation is MKNRFSSRQLFELRNNIPVDVLIRDHLQILSKIRDGYFRFLCPLCNEFQTAVNPATNLARCFRCEKNFNTIDLVMKIKGYGFRDSVLFLKQINTVPQVQAAKLTALAAMVGRPMPGGQ
- a CDS encoding DNA methylase, whose protein sequence is MERLLELETLIGRNQECFYKIGQALKEIRENRLYKQALFESFEAYTRARWDMGKAHAYRLIRAYEVIYNLSPIGDKLPANESQIRPLTQMDSIEQRRIWRAIINSGMELTARNIKKFIEDQKTAPVSKPDLTDRITHEYMAVVKAMLEQVRVAQHDHWQKTSRQAALLWHRVIYEKIVSKGADNG